In Babylonia areolata isolate BAREFJ2019XMU chromosome 10, ASM4173473v1, whole genome shotgun sequence, the following proteins share a genomic window:
- the LOC143286540 gene encoding uncharacterized protein LOC143286540, translated as MTTTTTNNNGRTTPSLQHKNDDPDQEPEMEGSPEAEVVVLEGEERFMVTSPEEEEEWRKRMEQMESELRTSKDEFHQWHDRFTRRRMFADSRLRKLSAASRQQRAAFFNEISTYLSERETKSEVKGNGKDGEGVSESLDTKPKVDAVSDHSQQQQQQQQQQQQQQQKLGGEEKEEEETSAVDGDTVTVKPLLRT; from the coding sequence ATGACGACTACgacaaccaacaacaacggcagaacCACGCCGTCTCTGCAACACAAAAACGACGACCCCGACCAGGAACCGGAAATGGAGGGGTCACCGGAAGCGGAAGTGGTGGTGCTGGAAGGAGAGGAACGCTTCATGGTGACGAGcccggaagaggaggaggaatggaggaagaGAATGGAGCAGATGGAGAGCGAACTCCGCACGAGTAAAGATGAATTCCACCAGTGGCATGACCGATTCACCAGACGAAGAATGTTCGCAGACTCTCGGCTCCGTAAGCTCAGTGCAGCCAGTCGACAGCAAAGAGCTGCCTTTTTCAACGAGATTTCCACGTACCTGTCTGAGCGTGAGACAAAGTCCGAAGTGAAAGGAAATGGAAAGGATGGCGAGGGGGTCAGTGAAAGTCTGGACACCAAACCGAAAGTGGATGCTGTTTCAGACCATtcccaacagcagcaacagcagcaacagcagcagcagcagcagcagcagaagctaggaggagaagaaaaagaagaagaagaaacaagtgctGTTGATGGTGATACGGTTACAGTGAAGCCTTTATTACGCACTTGA